The following proteins are co-located in the Carassius gibelio isolate Cgi1373 ecotype wild population from Czech Republic chromosome A21, carGib1.2-hapl.c, whole genome shotgun sequence genome:
- the jak2a gene encoding tyrosine-protein kinase JAK2a, with translation MALTAFVSMEPCANASGVSGDGASEKRASGAALQVHLYSCRDEESALIYPPGEYVTEELCISAAKECSVSPPYCSLFGLMRERDRVWLPPNHILKIEASANETLLFRIRFYFPGWYGSGSSAARRFGVSKSSETPVLDDITAAYLFAQWRSDFLSGAVSVPISLEFQEECLGLAVLDMMRLAKEKAKSPVDIYNHNSYKSFLPKNMRAHIQNQHFVTRKRIRFRFRKFIQQFGACKATVRDLKLKYVVSLETLQSAFYTELFHVNEPSAGSVSIIVSGSHGMRWSKVKEARDREDPQVYCDFSDVIDISVKQGTKDGSVENRIVSINRRDGQTLELEFHSLSEALSFVSLIDGYYRLTTDAHHYLCKEVAPPRVLEAIQISCHGPVSTEFAISRLRRCENHRGVYILRCSPKDYDRYFLSFVVEAEGQLEFKHCLVVRSHSGEFVLSGGRCSFSSLGELLQHYQKEALRSDRHVFQFSRCCPPRSKDKSNLLVCRSSQSSDACLSPSELKHINQMIFHKIHKEDLETRESLGQGTFTQVFRGVRRELGDYGEVHKMDVVLKVLDKSHRNYTESFFESASMMSQLSHKHLLLNYGVCVCAEEHIMVQEYVRFGSLDTYLKRNRSTINITWKLEVAKQLAWALHHLEEKNLIHGNVCARNVLVTREEDRKTGTPPFIKLSDPGISITVQPRELLVDRIPWVPPECVKDSKSLSLAADKWSFGTTLWEIYCSGEHPLAAYDGSKKLLFYEDKHQLPAPKWTELASVINSCMEYEPLLRPSFRAIIRDLNSLFTPDYELLVESDTVPSRHRALGLVGAFESQEPTQFEARHLIFLQLLGKGNFGSVEKCRYDPLQDNTGEVVAVKKLQHSTAEHLRDFEREIEILRSLQHENIVRYKGVCYSAGRRNLRLVMEFLPFGSLRDYLSKNKERFDHMKLLLYASQICKGMDYLASRRYVHRDLATRNILVESEFRVKIGDFGLTKVLPQDKEYYTVREPGESPIFWYAPESLTESKFSVASDVWSFGVVLYELFTYSDKSCSPPAVFMEQMGEDKQGQMIVYHLIDLLKRGYRLPAPEGCPLEVHALMKECWAEEPGHRPSFKDLAQRVDVIQDSKSV, from the exons ATGGCTTTAACAGCGTTTGTTAGCATGGAGCCGTGTGCGAACGCATCTGGTGTGAGCGGTGACGGGGCTTCAGAGAAGCGGGCGAGTGGCGCCGCCCTGCAGGTTCATCTGTACAGCTGCAGAGACGAGGAGAGCGCGCTCATCTATCCGCCCGGAGAATACGTGACCGAAGAGCTGTGCATCAGCGCCGCCAAGGAGTGCA GTGTCAGTCCTCCGTACTGCAGTCTGTTTGGACTCATGAGAGAGCGAGACCGAGTGTGGCTTCCACCCAATCACATCCTCAAGATCGAGGCCTCGGCCAATGAGACGCTGCTGTTCAGGATCAG GTTTTATTTCCCGGGCTGGTACGGCAGCGGCTCGAGTGCGGCTCGCAGGTTCGGCGTCTCTAAGAGCTCGGAGACACCTGTGCTCGATGACATCACCGCGGCGTACCTGTTTGCTCAG TGGAGGTCAGATTTCCTGAGCGGTGCGGTCAGCGTTCCCATCAGCCTGGAGTTTCAGGAAGAGTGCTTGGGATTGGCTGTTCTTGATATGATGCGTTTGGCCAAAGAAAAAGCCAAGTCACCTGTTGACATCTACAACCACAACAG CTATAAGTCGTTCCTCCCGAAGAACATGCGAGCGCACATCCAGAACCAGCACTTTGTGACCCGGAAGAGGATCCGCTTCCGCTTCAGGAAGTTCATCCAGCAGTTCGGCGCGTGTAAAGCCACGGTGCGAGACCTGAAGCTGAAGTACGTGGTGAGTCTGGAGACGCTGCAGTCCGCCTTCTACACTGAACTATTTCACGTCAACGAACCGTCCGCAGGAAGCGTCTCCATCATCGTCAGCGGGAGCCACGGCATGCGATGGTCCAAAGTAAAAGAGGCTCGAGACCGAGAG GATCCACAGGTTTACTGTGATTTCTCGGACGTCATCGACATCAGTGTAAAGCAGGGGACTAAAGACGGGTCTGTGGAGAACCGGATCGTCTCCATAAACAGACGTGACGGTCAGACGCTG GAGCTGGAGTTTCACTCTCTGAGCGAGGCGCTGTCCTTCGTGTCTCTGATCGACGGCTACTACAGACTCACCACAGACGCTCATCACTACCTGTGTAAGGAGGTGGCGCCCCCTAGAGTACTGGAGGCCATCCAGATCAGCTGCCACGGGCCAGTGTc GACGGAGTTCGCCATCAGCCGCTTGCGTCGATGTGAAAACCACAGGGGTGTTTATATCCTGCGCTGCAGCCCAAAAGATTACGACCGGTACTTCCTGTCCTTCGTGGTTGAG gcggAGGGTCAGCTGGAGTTCAAGCACTGTCTGGTGGTGCGCTCTCACTCAGGAGAGTTTGTGCTCAGTGGAGGCAGATGCAGCTTCAGCAGTCTGGGTGAATTACTGCAGCACTACCAGAAGGAGGCGCTGCGCTCCGACAGACACGTGTTCCAGTTCAGCCGCTGCTGTCCACCGCGCAGCAAAG atAAATCCAATCTGCTGGTGTGCAGGAGCAGCCAAAGCTCTGACGCCTGTCTCTCGCCGTCTGAACTCAAACACATCAACCAGATGATCTTCCACAAGATCCATAAAGAAGATCTGGAGACG AGAGAGAGTCTGGGTCAGGGAACGTTCACGCAGGTCTTCCGCGGCGTCCGGAGGGAGCTCGGTGATTACGGAGAGGTCCACAAGATGGACGTAGTGCTCAAAGTCCTGGATAAAAGCCACCGCAACTACACCGAG TCGTTCTTCGAGTCAGCGAGCATGATGAGCCAGCTATCCCACAAACACCTGCTGCTCAACTACGGTGTCTGCGTGTGTGCTGAAGAAC ACATCATGGTGCAGGAGTATGTGCGCTTCGGCTCTCTGGACACATACCTGAAACGAAACCGCAGCACCATCAACATCACCTGGAAGCTGGAGGTGGCTAAGCAGCTAGCATGGGCGCTACATCACCTG GAGGAGAAGAACCTGATCCACGGAAACGTCTGTGCTAGGAACGTTCTGGTGACCCGAGAGGAAGACAGAAAGACGGGAACGCCTCCGTTCATCAAGCTCAGTGACCCGGGGATCAGCATCACCGTCCAGCCCAGAGAAC TTCTGGTGGACCGGATCCCGTGGGTTCCTCCCGAGTGTGTGAAGGACAGCAAGAGCCTGAGTTTGGCAGCAGATAAGTGGAGCTTCGGCACTACGCTGTGGGAGATCTACTGCAGCGGAGAACATCCGCTCGCGGCGTACGACGGCTCCAAG AAGCTGCTGTTCTACGAAGACAAGCACCAGCTCCCAGCTCCGAAGTGGACAGAGCTGGCCAGCGTGATCAACAGCTGCATGGAGTACGAGCCGCTGCTGAGACCCTCGTTCAGAGCCATCATCCGAGACCTCAACAGCCTCTTCACACCAG aCTACGAGCTGCTGGTGGAGAGCGACACGGTTCCCAGCAGGCATCGGGCTCTGGGTCTCGTCGGAGCGTTCGAGAGTCAGGAACCCACTCAGTTTGAGGCCAGACACCTGATCTTCCTGCAGCTGCTGGGGAAG gggAACTTCGGCAGCGTGGAGAAGTGCCGCTACGACCCGCTGCAGGACAACACGGGTGAAGTGGTGGCGGTGAAGAAGCTGCAGCACAGCACGGCCGAACACCTGCGAGACTTCGAGCGTGAGATCGAGATCCTGCGCTCGCTGCAGCACGAGAACATCGTCAGATACAAGGGAGTGTGTTACAGCGCAG gtCGGAGGAACCTACGGCTGGTCATGGAGTTTCTGCCCTTCGGTAGTTTGAGAGATTATCTTTCTAAGAACAAGGAGCGTTTCGACCACATGAAGCTTCTGCTGTACGCCTCTCAGATCTGTAAG GGGATGGACTATCTGGCGTCCAGGCGTTACGTCCATCGAGATCTGGCCACCAGGAACATTCTGGTGGAGAGTGAGTTTCGAGTGAAGATCGGAGACTTCGGCCTGACTAAAGTTCTTCCTCAGGATAAGGAGTATTACACGGTCCGAGAGCCGGGCGAGAGCCCCATCTTCTG GTACGCGCCGGAGTCTCTGACTGAGAGTAAGTTCAGCGTGGCGTCAGACGTCTGGAGCTTCGGAGTCGTTCTCTATGAACTCTTCACATACAGCGACAAAAGCTGCAGTCCTCCAGCC GTGTTTATGGAGCAGATGGGCGAGGACAAACAGGGTCAGATGATCGTGTATCACCTGATCGATCTCCTGAAGCGAGGCTATCGTCTGCCGGCTCCCGAGGGCTGTCCTCTCGAG gtTCATGCGCTGATGAAGGAGTGCTGGGCGGAAGAACCGGGTCATCGACCCTCCTTCAAGGATCTGGCTCAGAGAGTCGATGTCATCCAGGACAGCAAGAGCGTGTGA
- the rln1 gene encoding prorelaxin H1 isoform X1, translating to MANDQKPAARGTSAVFSYKLLLMFVLTMFRVFSAVLLLCVCGVCVRVSAERAGDFGVKLCGREFIRAVIFTCGGSRWRRSAHEPGTAHLHHPHPHHPHPQLQGLLLLDAFQDAVDTERALSPDTETSLAELLPVMMSDGPETLERTRPDRRKRNFSMGLAGMCCNQGCTKNDIGLLC from the exons ATGGCGAATGATCAGAAACCAGCAGCTCGAGGAACTTCAGCAGTCTTTTCTTATAAACTCTTATTAATGTTCGTTCTGACGATGTTTCGTGTGTTTTCGGCTgttctgctgctgtgtgtgtgcggtgtgtgtgtgcgcgtgagcGCGGAGCGCGCGGGAGATTTCGGAGTGAAACTGTGCGGCCGTGAGTTCATCAGAGCCGTGATCTTCACCTGCGGAGGCTCCCGGTGGAGGAGGAGCGCGCACGAGCCCGGTACTGCTCaccttcatcatcctcatcctcatcatcctcatcctcagctACAGG GTCTGCTGCTGCTGGACGCGTTTCAGGACGCTGTGGACACAGAGCGCGCGCTCAGCCCGGATACAGAGACGTCTCTCGCGGAGCTGCTTCCGGTGATGATGAGCGACGGACCGGAGACGCTCGAGCGGACGCGTCCCGACCGGCGGAAGCGGAACTTCTCCATGGGACTGGCGGGAATGTGCTGTAATCAGGGCTGCACCAAGAACGACATCGGCCTCCtgtgctga
- the rln1 gene encoding prorelaxin H1 isoform X2 produces MANDQKPAARGTSAVFSYKLLLMFVLTMFRVFSAVLLLCVCGVCVRVSAERAGDFGVKLCGREFIRAVIFTCGGSRWRRSAHEPGLLLLDAFQDAVDTERALSPDTETSLAELLPVMMSDGPETLERTRPDRRKRNFSMGLAGMCCNQGCTKNDIGLLC; encoded by the exons ATGGCGAATGATCAGAAACCAGCAGCTCGAGGAACTTCAGCAGTCTTTTCTTATAAACTCTTATTAATGTTCGTTCTGACGATGTTTCGTGTGTTTTCGGCTgttctgctgctgtgtgtgtgcggtgtgtgtgtgcgcgtgagcGCGGAGCGCGCGGGAGATTTCGGAGTGAAACTGTGCGGCCGTGAGTTCATCAGAGCCGTGATCTTCACCTGCGGAGGCTCCCGGTGGAGGAGGAGCGCGCACGAGCCCG GTCTGCTGCTGCTGGACGCGTTTCAGGACGCTGTGGACACAGAGCGCGCGCTCAGCCCGGATACAGAGACGTCTCTCGCGGAGCTGCTTCCGGTGATGATGAGCGACGGACCGGAGACGCTCGAGCGGACGCGTCCCGACCGGCGGAAGCGGAACTTCTCCATGGGACTGGCGGGAATGTGCTGTAATCAGGGCTGCACCAAGAACGACATCGGCCTCCtgtgctga